The DNA region AAAGAAGAGGCCAGCTACAAATGCTTTGGACAATCAGACTCAAAATGCTAGCACAAATAATAATGAAGGCTTTCTTGGTGAGATTTGGACTGAGACACATAATGCACAAGAAGAGGctgaaaagaaacattttcttgTTGATACTCAGAATGCAGACACTGCTGCAAACATGTACTTGAGAAGCTTTGCTGAGATGCCATCTCAAACTTCAGTGCAGCCTGGTACAACTTTTCCTGGTACCAGTTGTAGACGACAGGCAGTGGTTGAGAGCACAGGAGCACCAACAAATTCTCTTCCAAGGAACAGTGACAGAAGACAAAGCAGTTTCAGTGCAAACACAGCCCAAATTCCTTACAGTGCTGATGGAAAAAATTCCAGCCGACCAGACACTTCAGATTCTATGGGGGTGGTGAGCTCAGAATCCACACAGAGCAGAAACTGGAACAGTCCTAAGCTTTTCTCTCTGTCTAGGCAACAGTCACTGTCAAGTAATGCCAGCAGCAGGCGTGCCCCCACTGATCTTCAAATATAACATAAGCTAACTCATCACTGCACTAACCAATGCTGGGATAATTCCTGAACACAGACACAACCCACACCTGTGTGTAAGTGCAGCTAAATAATTCAACTTTAACCAGCTCTTTACATAGATAGAAAAGTTGTGTAACTCTTTGAATAGTAGCTAAGTAATTTTAAACAGTCTCTACTTCCTTTGTAATGAAAATGTGGCATAGACCTCAGTGTATAAACCTCTACACTCCAGCTACAAAGGAAAAAGTACATCCTCCCATTCCACATATTAGGAAAAAGTCAGGCATAAAATCACAGCTGATACTATTTAAACTGAATAAAAGTAGAAGACAAAATTTGCAGGCTAAGGATATTTTTTACAAAGACCAGTAAATCAAATAAGGCTAAAGATGCTCTCAGAGGAATGTATTGGTAAACATGTCTCTGCCTAATCAGTCTGAGAATTCAAACAGATATTTGGTAGCTGACCAAAAGCAGAATGTCAAACTTATTCCACTGTTCCAACTGTTGTAAATACAAAGAGAAAAAGCATTTACAAAACAAATAATGAATTCTTTGGCTCCATGGTACACTTTTTTTTCAGTGTATCGCCACTGACTTCCTCAGCAGAATAATCAAAGTGAATTTGTTATAGTATACTATCAGAATTCAATATatcactaatttttttttaaaacatcatGAATTACAGACATGTTGTGAGCTTTACTTTTGCCATTTTTTTGTAACAATAATAAGATAGGAAAACCAGAAACCAAGTTACTGAAATTTACTAATCAGATATTTTGAATTTCACAAACCAGAAGGCTTActaaggaaaacagaaaaaaacctcaaaaccaaaGACAGAGAAGTAAAAAAAGCAAATATGGTAGTACCTCCTGATTTCAGTTACAATGTCAAAAGATGTATAAAAGGTTTCTCAAACAGTAAAACTACTCCTTTTCTGTTTGTCTCCCCCCTGAATTCTGATAAACTTTTAAATCAAATAAAGCTTCTACCTGTTTAGGATAAATTTGTGCTGATGCTTTTTATGGGGATAGCAAAACATTAGGACATTTATCCACTTGCTGTTCAGGTCATCATGGTATAAAGGAAGTTCCATGAAACATCTTGAAATAACAAAGGAGGCAAAGATGAACAAAACACTATGATACATTTGTAATCAAGCTTTCTATGTATGAAATACATTTATTTGAGTTGCACAGCACTGAAACACTGTAAATACTTGCTGAGGTGGCTACAGCTGGAATGCATTGGTatttttgtgtgtattttttaCTGGCTGATTTGACATACTGTTCGTGTACTGAAAAAATTTAATTTGTGAGATATAGGATAATGATGTTACAGCACAATTAAATTCTTGAAGTGCACTGTCATTATGCTTACCAGACAGCCATGATTGACTGAAAACTGTTCAATACTGGCAAAAAAGGAGCCAGAAAACCTAAAAAGCTCTTTTGCTTGTAGCAGTAACATTAATTTGGTCCCATCCACATAAGAAATACAAGAACTATTAAAACTATTCACTGTAGATTTCTCTCCAAAAAGTATTCTTTTCACTTCCATGTGTATACATAAATATAGCCCTACATAATTGTGTTTACACTGTAAAATTGAAGGTTGTGTAATATACTGGAATGTACATTACTGTATAGTGTGACTTAGGCAAgttaatgctgctgctgtgctttaaTTCTTGCATTTCTTGATGCATAAAATTCTGTGAGCAATAACTGCTAATGCTTGATTTGCATTTAATCTCTCCATAATAAAAAGCCTCATATTTAATGCACTCTGTTCCTGCTATCTAAATAATAGAAAGTCAGCATTTAGATGTTCATGTATGGGATGTgacatttgtatttttattgtTCAAGACAAGTCAAAAAATAGTATTTATGCTGCTGCGAGAGAAATTTTATTAACTTTTTTATGTCTGGACATAAGTCAAACATTCTTTTTAATCACAGCACCTTCCCAAATGAAGAGTAactactgaaaaataaaaacattgtgGAGGAGCATGGAGTGGATTAAGGAGTGAAAACTCCTTAATATCATATGTGCAAGATCATTTGGTTGgtcatttttaaattattattatttttttttttatttctacaaTAAATAGATTGTTTCTGTCAGCGTGTCAGAAAAATAAACAGGTAtaactgcttctgtttttttgttttttgttttttttttgttttttttttttttttgttttttttttttttcaacaggcTAAGGCAAAACACTTTCGACGCGAAAATTTCAGAGCCTCTTGGGTAGgcacctctgcagctgctgctcgcGGCAACTTCTCCTGTGATTTCAGTCAGCTGCAGCTACTGAAATTTATTAATCAGACTCTTTGAATTtcaaaaaacacaaaacagaGTGTTTACTGTGGAAAACAGAAAAACTCCAGCGACCCTCAGGACAGCTCGGAGACGCTCGGGCCCGGTCACGGCCGGACCAATGCCGCTGCCACCGCTCGCCTTCTCCGCGGGGCGCTCCGGGGCCGCGGGGGGCGGCGTCCCGGCCAGCGGGCGGCACAGCCCCCGAAGGCTGAGCTGAGCAAGGAACCGTCCCCGGcgaggagagcagggcagagcgGGACGGGGACCAGAGCCGCGCGAGAAACGGGGCACAGCGCCGGCACAGCTTCCCCCTGGGCGGCGAGCGAGCCGGCGAGGCCGCCCCGAGGGGAGCGAGAGCGTCCTGAGGGGAGCGAGGCCGCCGCGAAAGGGAGCGACGCCGCCCCGAGGGGAGCGAGAGCGCCCTGAGGAGAACGTGGCCGCCCCGAGGGGAGCGAGGCCACCCCGAAAGGGAGCGAGGCCGCCCCGAGGGGAGCGAGGCCGCCCCGAGGGGAGCGAGGCCGCCCCGAAAGGAGAGCGAGGCCACCCCAAAAGGAGAGCGAGGCCGCCCTGAGGGGAGCGAGGCCATCCCGAAAAGGAGCGAGGTCGCCCCGAGGGGAGCGAGGCCGCCCCGAGAGGAGCGAGGCTGCCCCGAGAGGAGAGCGAGGCCGCCCCGAAAGGGAGCGAGGCCGCCCCGAGGGGAGCGAGGCTGTCCTGAGGAGAGCGAGGCCGCCCCGAAAGGAGAGCGAGGCTGTCCTGAGGAGAGCGAGGCCGCCCCGAAAAGGAGCGAGGCCGCCCCGAAAGGAGAGCGAGGCCGCCCCGAAAGGAGAGCGAGGCCGCCCCGAAAAGGAGCGAGGCCGCCCCGAAAGGAGAGCGAGGCCGCCCCGAGAGGAGAGCGAGGCTGTCCTGAGGAGAGCGAGGCCGCCCCGAGAGGAGCGAGGCTGTCCTGAGGAGAGCGAGGCCGCCCCGAGGGGAGCGAGGGCGGCGCGCGGGGCCCGGAGCGCGGGGCGCGGCCCCGGCCGTTGCCGCGGCGCCGTCGCCGTGGTAACCGCAGGGAAGCGCTCGCGCCGTTAAAGCGCAGGGCGCAGGCGCGCGGCCGGGGCAGGCGCCGTGCGGGTCAGATGGCGCACAACAAGGTAGGGGGGAGCGCGCCGGCGTGGGCGCGGTGCCGCTCTCCGTGCCGGCTGCGCGGAGCGGCGGGCCGCCGACCGACACCGGCTCGGCCCTTCGTGCCGCCTCCGCGGCGGAGAGCGGGACCGGCCTGTGCCAAAGGGCCGCCTCCGCAGTCGAGGCGGGGCGCGCCGCCGAACTGACCGTGTGGGCGTCCTCCCTCAGGCCGCGGACTCCAAGCGGGAGCAGTTCCGCCAGTACTTGGAGAAGTCGGGAGTGCTGGACATGCTCACCAAGGGTAAGTGTCCGGCTCGCGTCGTGccgccccggggccggcgggcgggTGCGGTTCCTCTCACGGTGTCCCGCTCCCGCGGAGCAGCTGCCGCCCCGCACGGCGGTGCCGCGGCCGTCCCTCGGGCTGCCTTGCCGCTCTCCCTTGGCTTCCCGCCTCGCCTCGCCGATCGCTTTTTCTCCTCAGTCCGGCGAGGCGGCCGGCAGAAGAACTCCCCTGGAAAACTTGGTGCGGCGTGGCCTGGAAATGGAGCCCGAGGTGCGCGGCGGGGCGGAGCACGGCGGGAGCGGGCAGCGGGCCGCTGGAGCGGCGCCCCGGGGGCTGCGGAGCGCTCCGGCCCCGCGCCTCACTCCCCGTGTGGGGGGCAGTGCCGGAGGTGCCTGCGGAACGGCAGGGCGGGTCCCTTACCCGCGCCGGGTGTGATGGAGACATCTCTGCTTCGGCCAAAGTGCTACTTTCAATGCCTGCGTTTGGTTAGTTAGTTTATTTTCTTTCAATGGGTGCTGTTCGTGAAGTTTTTCTGCAGAGGAAGTCAGTGCTTGCGATGAAATAACAGCAGATGTTATCTTAATAATACTTCGTTTCATACCTTTTGTTGGATGGAACTTAGTTTCATTCATTCTAGGAAAAAAGCACTAAGTTCTGGATTAATGACTCCATATCAAACTGAGGATACGATAATGCTAAACTTGACACGTGTGACTTGCTATCTTTGAAATCCTTCTAAAATCTTTTTGAGAACCTTCCAATAGTATGTAGCAAAAATGTGTTAATATTGAAAGAATTAATATTCTGCTAATATTGCAAGTATGCTGTTTAAAGAGGGAGCAGCAGATCTAGGAAGTCAAGCGAATAGCTGCTGCACTAAGACTCTTGGCCTGGTGTGTGAGTACCATTTGATTTTTCAATCGCAGTACCATCCTGTGGGATGCAAAACAAGTCTCCCAAGCAGCctaattttgcttttaaaagcaaAAGGAGTTAGGAGTAAGTAACTTACCTAAGTAACTTTGGAGTTACTTAGCTGAAAACCAGTTTGGCTGTGTAGTGCAGACATCTGAAACTGGCACGTGGCCCCTGTGGGGAGCAGGGAGTGGTGATGTTTGGGAACTTCCTGGGTATTCATGTGACAGTCTCCTATTATGTTGCTATGTAATggctatttttatttaaattgtcGGGGTATTGCTGCTTTTGTCCGGTTTTGGCCATTAGAGCCCGCATCCGTAAAGATTCAGTGTCAGCCATTTAGTAGCTATTTAGTTTTGTGACTGGATGCTCAATGGAGGTTTGTTGTTCTGCTGGAAGTTACAAAATGCCGATGTCTTGTGGTTGAAAGATGTAGCTTAAGTAGAATTTTAATGAACACTATAGTTAGAATTTCAGGCTTACTGGCAAAAGCTAGTACGAGGGTGCATGTGGCATATGTAAAATTTTTCAGGTTGTTTTGTGTTCTGTGCTAGAATAACCAAAGACTATGTGGGGTTAGGAATCAAGAAAACTCTTCAGCTGTTGCCAGGTACAATGTTCTGTCCCCTCTCATACAGCAGACCTGTTGCTGATGTCAAAGTGTACAGGAGAAAATCTTGTTAAATGGAAAAATGCAGCATGTATGCTTTCTGACTGCTGGTATGTGTTTGAAAAACTTAGAGCTGCATGAACTTCTTGCAATTGTTGAATATTTTCTATTTGCAGTGTTGGTAGCCTTATATGAAGAGCCAGAGAAACCAGATAGTGCACTGGAGTATCCTTTTTCTTTGCTGTGACTTATTTATTGAGGCTTCATGCACAGTACTGCTTCTGACTCATGGGTGAACTGACATTGCATTGAGAACGTGACTTTATCAATGCATTTTACCTAATAATTACATTTCCTCAAGCTAACAGAGTCTGACAGATGCAGGGGAGCTGGGTATTTCAGAATGCCAGCAGTTATGGAGCTAAGTTAGAGCCATTTCAGTGTTGGAGACCTGCAGCGTTAGGTTTGAGTATCTGCAGTGGCAGTGGGTTCTGAAGTTTGCTTCTTCACACttcctttttgttgttttttgtttgtttgtttttaaatacatGAAGAAAGGGGGAACTAGCATATTTGATTTCATGCTGTTTTTAAGCAGCCTCCATTTTTGGGCATTGcttttttgttatttcttttaGTTCTTCAAAACATCTGCcattaagaaaagaaaagaagggggTAGTAACACATAAGAATTTGTACTGATAtcttgtttttgtttgcttttaaggAATATTAATTTGAAAAGCTCTCTTATTTTGGTAACTCTTTTCCTGTAGTAATCTCAATGGTTTACTGCAATGTTGACCATGTGTACTGCAGTGTTAACACTAAAATTTAGTTATACAAGTGAACAAATACTTAACATCTAAATATCAGTTTTCTGAAGCATCATCTGGGAGCTTCAGCTCCTGAGAATCCAGAACTAGAAGCACTTCGCTTGGAAGTGGCAGAGATGAAAGAAAAATATGAAGCTGtgctggaagaaaataaaaaactgaAAACCAAGGTAAAAGTCTACATGGTGTTACTCTGTAGTTCCATCTTATAcaacaagaaaaatattttaattacttaGAATAGAGCTAACTTTTTTCCATTAGAGTAACTGATAGATGCTGTTGCATTGTTTAGCCTCATGACTGAGAAATGCTGATAGAATTCATTGTAGTAaagatttatattttttatggaaCACTTCTTGTAGAATATAACAGAAAATATTGCTAAATtagggattttatttatttaggagAAGTGTATCATGTCCAATAGGTTGTATTGAgtcttgtcaggatgtgtttaaGTTATCTGATATTATGTAGATCATGCTTTCAGGACCGTTTTGAAAAACAAGTATCCATTATAAGGCCTTTCAAAAGGCAGATTGAAGGAGGAATATTATGTATTACTTTGTGTCACTTGGCACAGACTTCCACATGGCAGGATCTTACACAGGCACGTAGATCGTGTGGAACAATAATTTATGCTTTTAACTTAAAGTGACCTTGGGATTTATGTGAAACAACAATGAATCTGAAGTGCCAGCTAGGGCAGGGCCGTTCTTTAATGGGTCTGCAGGCTGGCTGAGAGAGCTCTGGGATGTGAACATCTTTCTAACACTGAAGAAGGAAACCTGTGAGATACTTAATATGCTAGTAGCTAATGTGCCACTACAGGTTTCCATGCATTTGTTAAAAGAGGATGGTGGCTGTTATATGAGAATACCCCTGGGAGACAACCCACCTTGTTTTAGTTCTGTTAGGAAGGATTCTTGGCCATGACCCCTTTGTATTTCTTGTCCAGAGTGCCATCTTGCTGTCCTAGTAATTCTCCTTCTTCCCTATTACCCATTATGAGTCCTCAGCTACATTTGTTATTTCTTACTAGGAAATATGGCAAAGAACAGAGTTTTAGGCAGAGTAGCAGTAGACCAGCCACTTATTTTAGCAGACTTTAAAATACAGCTGATAATAAATAGATAGATAAGAGCAGAGTAATCTGGGTCTTTGTTTAAAGAAGTATTTTCAAGAAGTCAGAACTTGTTGCAGGAAAGTAAGCCTTTTGGAATCATGTCCTAGAACTCCTCCTTCTTTACATATTTTCCAGTATTagtgtgttttgttttctcctgTCCTTTCCTCTACAATGTCATGCCCATCATTCTGACATACTGTAAAACTCACATAGCAGGGAGAACACTACATTCTATTGTAGCAGTCCTCTAACATAAAATACACATCTTCATCTGTGCTTTTATTGGTAATTACTAATTATCTGTGCTTTTATTGATAATTACTATCACACAGATGTCAGATATTCATGTGTGTTGGGAGGAGGACAGGAAGTCAACAGTTAGGACCTTGGTAGAATAGAAAACTGACTTTGGGTTGTGTACTAGTAATCCATTGTAGTAAAACctacaataataaaaaaataaaattttagtgGTTCTTGTTAGCAGCAGAGTGCTGTAATTTACTGGTGCTAGTAGGAAGGAACACatgtatatttttattatttttaattttatttatgttttaaaattttgtatgtattttgtttatttttaacccACTCTGCAGTTTGCAGAGGGGAGGGATCTTAATTGAGTAAACTGAACCAGCATATTTCAGAGAGTTCCTAATTCTGGAACTGGTTTTGAAGCTTGAACTAATCTTTAATGCCGCTGAGGTCATGAACAACTTTGTATCTTTCTTAGATAGTAACTGTACAAGTAAAGGTCATATTTAAGTATGGAGTTGCCCAGGCTATGCTCTGCAGAAAGTATAATGGAAGCTGGAATGATTACAAGAAATGTTAGGTTGGATACTATTGCAATGAGAATGACTGTTTCAGTGAAAGCTTATAGTACCCCAGTCATTATCAACTGCTATTGAAGATGAAAGTACTTAAAGACTGCTAGAATTAAAAGAGGGGAAAATTGAGGGCAAGACAAATGTGCTTCAAAGTGCATTTAAAAATCACCTTGTTATGGCTGCATGGTTATTCAGTGTGAGAAATGGATGTTTTGGGGGAAGGGTTACTTTATTGCCTGACTTGAAAATAGACTTGCCTAATAATGTACAAAGTTAATGGAACAAGTCCAGACCAtatattttccttcatttcttaATACAGAGTGTTACATGAAATATTGCTACTAACTAAATTCCTTTCTTTAAATCCACAGCTGGCTCAGTATGAACCACCTCAAGATGAGAAGCATGGTGAATAACAgtagtttttttctttattgcctTGACTTAATAAAGGGCTTCCTGAGAAATGCTGTCTTGTGTGTGAACTCTGCATTGTCTACTTTGTTA from Melospiza melodia melodia isolate bMelMel2 chromosome 27, bMelMel2.pri, whole genome shotgun sequence includes:
- the MYCBP gene encoding C-Myc-binding protein isoform X1 yields the protein MAHNKAADSKREQFRQYLEKSGVLDMLTKVRRGGRQKNSPGKLGAAWPGNGARGARRGGARRERAAGRWSGAPGAAERSGPAPHSPCGGQCRRCLRNGRAGPLPAPGVMETSLLRPKCYFQCLRLVS
- the MYCBP gene encoding C-Myc-binding protein isoform X2 — its product is MAHNKAADSKREQFRQYLEKSGVLDMLTKVLVALYEEPEKPDSALDFLKHHLGASAPENPELEALRLEVAEMKEKYEAVLEENKKLKTKLAQYEPPQDEKHGE
- the LOC134430146 gene encoding octapeptide-repeat protein T2-like — protein: MPLPPLAFSAGRSGAAGGGVPGSEATPKGSEAAPRGARPPRGERGRPERRARPPQKESEAALRGARPSRKGARSPRGERGRPERSEAAPRGERGRPERERGRPEGSEAVLRRARPPRKESEAVLRRARPPRKGARPPRKESEAAPKGERGRPEKERGRPERRARPPREESEAVLRRARPPREERGCPEESEAAPRGARAARGARSAGRGPGRCRGAVAVVTAGKRSRR